Proteins encoded together in one Streptomyces sp. NA04227 window:
- the galE gene encoding UDP-glucose 4-epimerase GalE, translated as MTWLITGGAGYIGAHVVHAMTAAGEETVVYDDLSSGRAERLPEGVPLVEGSVLDEDLLARTLGGRRFTGVVHLAAKKQVGESVELPLHYYRENVEGLRTLLKAVTAAGVPSFVFSSSAAVYGMPETDSGLVTEETPCLPMSPYGETKLAGEWLVRATGRAHGLATAGLRYFNVAGAAAPELADTGVFNLVPMVFEKLTEGTAPRIFGDDYPTPDGTCVRDYIHVVDLAEAHVAAARRLSGSIAGSDLTVNIGRGEGVSVREMIDLINEVTGHELPAEVAPRRPGDPARVVASADRAHTELGWKARHDVRDMITSAWSGWLRSHPEARRD; from the coding sequence ATGACCTGGCTGATCACGGGCGGAGCCGGATACATCGGGGCGCATGTCGTCCACGCGATGACCGCCGCGGGCGAGGAGACGGTGGTCTACGACGACCTGTCCTCGGGCCGCGCCGAGCGGCTGCCCGAGGGCGTCCCCCTCGTCGAGGGCTCGGTGCTCGACGAGGACCTGCTCGCCCGCACGCTCGGCGGGCGCCGCTTCACCGGCGTCGTCCACCTCGCCGCGAAGAAGCAGGTCGGCGAATCGGTCGAACTGCCGCTGCACTACTACCGCGAGAACGTCGAGGGCCTGCGCACCCTCCTCAAGGCGGTGACCGCGGCGGGCGTCCCCTCCTTCGTCTTCTCCTCCTCCGCGGCCGTGTACGGCATGCCGGAGACGGACTCCGGCCTGGTCACCGAAGAGACCCCGTGCCTGCCGATGTCCCCGTACGGCGAGACCAAGCTGGCCGGTGAGTGGCTGGTCCGCGCCACCGGCCGGGCACACGGGCTCGCGACCGCCGGCCTGCGCTACTTCAACGTGGCGGGCGCGGCGGCCCCCGAGCTGGCCGACACGGGTGTGTTCAACCTGGTCCCGATGGTCTTCGAGAAGCTCACCGAAGGCACCGCGCCCCGTATCTTCGGCGACGACTACCCGACACCGGACGGCACCTGCGTACGCGACTACATCCATGTGGTCGACCTGGCCGAGGCTCATGTGGCCGCCGCCCGGCGGCTGTCGGGCAGCATCGCGGGATCCGATCTCACGGTCAACATCGGCCGCGGGGAAGGCGTTTCGGTCCGCGAGATGATCGACCTCATCAACGAGGTCACCGGTCACGAACTGCCCGCCGAGGTCGCCCCGCGCCGCCCCGGCGACCCGGCCCGTGTCGTCGCCTCGGCCGACCGCGCCCACACCGAACTCGGCTGGAAGGCCCGGCACGACGTCCGCGACATGATCACCTCGGCCTGGTCGGGCTGGCTGCGCAGCCACCCGGAGGCGCGCCGCGACTGA
- a CDS encoding trans-aconitate 2-methyltransferase, whose protein sequence is MIDSESYQADEPSYVTATRSAYDVMVPGYLDLVRGELERNVFARAVLAAFAELIRGGGEAGAPVTAEGGAAEGGAPAVAGGGASAVTDGGAPAVVEVGCGPGRITAHLASLGLAASGLDLSPAMVARARAAHPELRFEVGDMTTLDLPEYSLAGLVAWYSLIHVPPEDHPGVLARFHRALAPDGHLLLAFQAGRELVHYEEAFGHRVSLDFHRLDPDRLTAELEAAGFEIRLRQECAPLPTEPTPQGYLVARKVPERMGVMW, encoded by the coding sequence ATGATCGACAGCGAGTCCTACCAGGCCGACGAGCCTTCCTACGTGACTGCCACCCGCAGTGCCTACGACGTCATGGTCCCGGGCTATCTCGACCTCGTCCGGGGCGAGTTGGAGCGGAACGTCTTCGCGCGCGCGGTACTCGCCGCCTTCGCGGAGCTGATACGTGGTGGTGGCGAGGCCGGTGCTCCCGTGACGGCGGAGGGCGGCGCGGCGGAGGGCGGCGCGCCCGCAGTGGCCGGCGGTGGTGCGTCCGCGGTAACCGACGGCGGTGCGCCCGCCGTGGTCGAGGTCGGTTGCGGGCCGGGCAGGATCACCGCACACCTCGCCTCGCTCGGACTGGCCGCCTCCGGACTCGACCTGTCCCCGGCCATGGTGGCCCGTGCCCGCGCCGCCCACCCCGAACTCCGTTTCGAGGTGGGCGACATGACCACCCTGGACCTGCCGGAGTACTCGCTCGCCGGTCTGGTGGCCTGGTACTCGCTCATCCACGTCCCGCCCGAGGACCACCCGGGCGTCCTCGCCCGCTTCCACCGTGCCCTCGCCCCGGACGGCCATCTGCTGCTGGCCTTCCAGGCGGGCCGCGAACTCGTCCACTACGAGGAGGCGTTCGGCCACCGGGTCTCCCTCGACTTCCACCGCCTCGACCCCGACCGGCTCACCGCCGAACTGGAGGCGGCCGGTTTCGAGATACGGCTGCGCCAGGAATGCGCGCCGCTGCCGACGGAGCCCACCCCGCAGGGGTACCTGGTGGCGCGCAAGGTGCCCGAGCGGATGGGGGTGATGTGGTGA
- a CDS encoding TetR/AcrR family transcriptional regulator has translation MTADENRPRRRPAGAAVLREDITQAIREAVFEELAAVGYARMSIEGIARRAGVGKTAVYRRWRSKLQLVLDVVSAVAVQGLPAPDTGSLEGDLRLLYALTARMLRHPVASQVIPDLQAEAARNPEIAEALQTALRQSQHSVASGIVRAAADRGELRPDYDEDLALDLISGPLYWRGVVARGTMPGGYLDRLAGSVAAGLRAL, from the coding sequence ATGACCGCAGACGAAAACCGGCCACGGCGTCGGCCCGCGGGAGCGGCGGTACTGCGCGAGGACATCACGCAGGCCATCCGCGAGGCCGTCTTCGAGGAGCTCGCGGCAGTCGGCTACGCCCGGATGTCGATCGAGGGCATCGCCCGCCGCGCCGGGGTCGGCAAGACCGCGGTCTACCGCCGCTGGCGCTCGAAGCTGCAACTCGTGCTCGACGTGGTCTCCGCGGTGGCGGTGCAGGGCCTGCCCGCCCCCGACACCGGCAGCCTGGAGGGCGACCTGCGGCTGCTGTACGCGCTGACGGCCCGGATGCTGCGCCACCCCGTCGCCTCCCAGGTGATCCCCGACCTCCAGGCCGAGGCGGCCCGCAACCCCGAGATCGCCGAGGCGCTCCAGACGGCACTGCGGCAGAGCCAGCACAGTGTGGCCAGCGGCATCGTCCGCGCCGCCGCCGACCGCGGCGAACTGCGCCCCGACTACGACGAGGACCTCGCCCTCGACCTGATCTCCGGCCCGCTCTACTGGCGCGGCGTGGTCGCCCGCGGCACCATGCCGGGCGGCTACCTGGACCGGCTCGCGGGGAGTGTCGCGGCGGGGCTGCGGGCGCTGTAG
- a CDS encoding ABC transporter permease, with protein MSQAVNTPAASAAGQQSAAPPGPGGTGAREDAAALAARYGLTVSGARPTLRGYVRQLWGRRHFIVAFSQAKLTAQYSQAKLGQLWQVATPLLNALVYFLIFGLILQADRGMEREVYVPFLVTGVFVFTFTQSSVMAGVRAIAGNLGLVRALHFPRASLPISFSLQQLQQLLFSMIVMVAVAMAFGSFPTWSWLLMVPVLVLQFFFNTGLALIMARLGSKTPDLAQLMPFVMRTWMYASGVMFSIPVMLEDKPQWVADILQWNPAAVYMDLMRFALIDEYGSSNLPPHVWAVALGWAVLLAVGGFVYFWKAEEKYGRG; from the coding sequence ATGAGCCAGGCAGTCAACACCCCAGCCGCCAGCGCGGCCGGACAGCAGTCCGCCGCACCGCCGGGGCCCGGCGGGACCGGTGCCCGCGAGGACGCCGCCGCGCTCGCCGCCCGGTACGGGCTGACGGTCAGTGGTGCGCGTCCGACGCTGCGGGGGTATGTGCGGCAGTTGTGGGGGCGGCGGCATTTCATCGTGGCGTTCTCGCAGGCGAAGCTGACGGCGCAGTACAGCCAGGCGAAGCTGGGGCAGTTGTGGCAGGTGGCGACGCCGCTGCTGAACGCGCTGGTGTACTTCCTGATCTTCGGTCTGATTCTTCAGGCGGACCGGGGTATGGAGCGTGAGGTCTATGTTCCGTTCCTGGTGACGGGCGTGTTCGTGTTCACGTTCACGCAGAGTTCGGTGATGGCCGGGGTGCGGGCGATCGCGGGCAATCTGGGTCTGGTGCGGGCGTTGCACTTCCCGCGGGCGTCGCTGCCGATCTCGTTCTCGTTGCAGCAGCTTCAGCAGTTGCTGTTCTCGATGATCGTGATGGTGGCGGTCGCGATGGCGTTCGGGAGCTTCCCGACGTGGTCGTGGCTGCTGATGGTCCCGGTGCTGGTGCTGCAGTTCTTCTTCAACACGGGCCTCGCGCTGATCATGGCGCGGCTCGGCAGCAAGACCCCCGACCTGGCGCAGCTGATGCCGTTCGTGATGCGCACCTGGATGTATGCCTCGGGTGTCATGTTCTCCATCCCGGTGATGCTGGAGGACAAGCCGCAGTGGGTGGCCGACATCCTTCAGTGGAACCCCGCGGCGGTCTACATGGACCTGATGCGGTTCGCGCTCATCGACGAATACGGCTCCTCGAACCTGCCCCCGCATGTGTGGGCGGTCGCGCTGGGCTGGGCCGTCCTGCTCGCCGTGGGCGGATTCGTGTACTTCTGGAAGGCTGAGGAGAAGTACGGCCGTGGCTGA
- a CDS encoding ABC transporter ATP-binding protein translates to MNTNPHAARAPGSASSAPVPAPGPVPTVIADSVDIVYRVHGAATGRGAATAALSRMLRGGRSGSALGIRTVHAVRKVSFTAYRGEAIGLIGTNGSGKSTLLKAVAGLLPVENGRIYTDGQPSLLGVNAALMNDLTGERNVHLGGLAMGMSREQIRERYQEIVDFSGINEKGDFITLPMRTYSSGMAARLRFSIAAAKDHDVLMIDEALATGDRSFQKRSEARIRELRKEAGTVFLVSHNNKSIRDTCDRVLWLERGELRMDGPTAEVLAEYEKFTNKK, encoded by the coding sequence ATGAACACGAACCCGCACGCGGCCCGGGCACCGGGCAGCGCCTCGTCCGCGCCCGTGCCCGCGCCCGGTCCGGTGCCCACCGTGATCGCCGACAGCGTGGACATCGTCTACCGCGTGCACGGCGCCGCCACCGGCCGCGGCGCCGCGACGGCCGCGCTCAGCCGGATGCTGCGCGGCGGCCGCTCCGGCTCGGCCCTGGGCATCCGTACCGTCCACGCCGTACGCAAGGTCTCCTTCACCGCCTACCGCGGCGAGGCGATCGGCCTGATCGGCACCAACGGCTCGGGCAAATCAACCCTGTTGAAGGCGGTCGCGGGTCTGCTCCCGGTGGAGAACGGGCGCATCTACACCGACGGGCAGCCCTCGCTGCTCGGCGTCAACGCCGCCCTGATGAACGACCTCACCGGTGAACGCAACGTCCACCTGGGCGGGTTGGCCATGGGCATGTCGCGCGAGCAGATCCGCGAGCGCTACCAGGAGATCGTCGACTTCTCCGGCATCAACGAGAAGGGCGACTTCATCACCCTGCCGATGCGTACGTACTCCTCCGGCATGGCCGCCCGCCTGCGGTTCTCCATCGCCGCCGCCAAGGACCACGACGTCCTCATGATCGACGAGGCCCTCGCCACCGGCGACCGCTCCTTCCAGAAGCGCTCCGAGGCCCGCATCCGCGAACTGCGCAAGGAAGCCGGCACCGTCTTCCTCGTCAGCCACAACAACAAGTCCATCCGCGACACCTGCGACCGCGTCCTGTGGCTGGAACGCGGCGAACTGCGCATGGACGGGCCGACGGCCGAAGTCCTCGCCGAGTACGAGAAGTTCACCAACAAGAAGTAG
- a CDS encoding NAD-glutamate dehydrogenase, producing MRTKLDEAKAELLDRAARVAENSPVGGHLPTGAEGEGTGQAAVLAFLQRYYRHTAPEDLVGRDPDDVFGAAFSHLRLAENRPQGTANVRVHTPTVEENGWTCSHTVVEVVTDDMPFLVDSVTNELSRQHRGIHVVIHPQMVVRRDVTGRLLEVLSTQRTAVREALPHDALIESWIHVETDRETDRGDLKQITGDLLRVLSDAREAVEDWEKMRDAALNIAVELPKEPTADDLREQEVEEARELLRWLADDHFTFLGYREYELRDDDSLAAVPGTGLGILRADPHHTGEDHPVSPSFSRLPADARAKAREHKLLVLTKANSRSTVHRPSYLDYVGVKKFDSQGNVVGERRFLGLFSSAAYTESVRRVPVIRRKVEEVLEGAGFSPNSHDGRDLLQILETYPRDELFQTPVDELREIVTSVLYLQERRKLRLYLRKDEYGRYYSALVYLPRDRYTTAVRLRIVDILKEELGGSTVDFTAWNTESVLSRLHFVVRVPSGTELPQLSDADKERIEARLAEAARSWQDAFNEALYAELGEERAAELARRYAEAFPEGYKADHPPRSGVADLVHLEQLAAGGDEFALSLYEPVGAAPGERRFKIYRAGGQISLSAVLPVLHRLGVEVTDERPYELRCSDRSTAWIYDFGLRMPTAQTGGDYFGDDARDRFQEAFEATWTGQAENDGFNELVLRAGLNWRQAMVLRAYAKYLRQAGATFSQDYMEDTLRNNVHTTRLLVSLFEARMSPDHQRAGTELTDGLLEELDGALDQVASLDEDRILRSFLTVIKATLRTNFFQEASGGGHHNYVSMKFDPQAIPDLPAPRPAYEIWVYSPRVEGVHLRFGKVARGGLRWSDRREDFRTEILGLVKAQMVKNTVIVPVGAKGGFVAKQLPDPAVDRDAWLAEGIGAYRTFISALLDITDNLVAGEVVPPADVVRHDEDDTYLVVAADKGTATFSDIANEVAENYEFWLGDAFASGGSAGYDHKGMGITARGAWESVKRHFRELGHDSQTEDFTAVGVGDMSGDVFGNGMLLSEHIRLVAAFDHRHIFIDPNPDAAVSYAERRRLFELPRSSWADYNTDLLSAGGGVFPRSAKAIQVNSHIREALGIDKSVTKMTPADLMRAVLQAPVDLLWNGGIGTYVKSSLESNADVGDKANDAIRVDGSELRAKVVGEGGNLGLTQLGRIEFALHGGHINTDAIDNSAGVDTSDHEVNIKILLNSLVAEGDMTVKQRNKLLAEMTDEVGALVLRNNYAQNTALANAEAQSASLLHAHQRFMRRLTKEGHLDRALEFLPTDRQIKERLSAGKGLTQPELSVLLAYTKITAAQELIHTTLPDDPYLRSLLHAYFPTALRERFPEQIDAHALNREIVTTILVNDTVNTGGSTFLHRLREESGASLEEIVRAQMAARAIFGLGEVWDAVEALDNIVAADVLTRIRLHSRRLVERGTRWLLNNRPQPLQLRETVDFFGAGVRAVWDELPKLLRGTDLEWYQRIRDELTDAGVPDQLAQRVAGFSSAFPTLDIAAIADRMGKEPLAVAEVYYDLGDRLKITELMDRIIELPRDDRWQSMARASIREDLFAAHAALTADVLAVGNGDSTPEQRFKAWEEKNSAILARARTTLEEIQGSDSFDLANLSVAMRTMRTLLRTHS from the coding sequence ATGCGGACGAAGCTGGACGAAGCCAAAGCCGAGCTGCTCGACAGGGCCGCCCGGGTAGCTGAGAACAGCCCGGTCGGAGGACATCTCCCGACCGGTGCTGAGGGCGAGGGAACCGGCCAGGCCGCGGTCCTCGCGTTTCTCCAGCGCTACTACCGCCACACCGCCCCGGAGGACCTCGTCGGGCGTGACCCGGACGACGTCTTCGGGGCCGCGTTCTCCCATCTGAGGCTGGCCGAGAATCGCCCCCAGGGCACCGCGAACGTCCGGGTCCACACCCCGACGGTCGAGGAGAACGGCTGGACCTGCAGCCACACCGTCGTCGAGGTGGTCACCGACGACATGCCCTTCCTTGTCGACTCCGTCACCAACGAGCTGTCCCGCCAGCACCGCGGCATCCACGTCGTGATCCACCCGCAGATGGTGGTCCGCCGCGACGTCACCGGCCGCCTCCTGGAAGTGCTCAGCACCCAGCGGACCGCCGTTCGCGAGGCACTGCCGCACGACGCCCTGATCGAGTCGTGGATCCACGTCGAGACGGACCGCGAGACCGACCGCGGCGACCTCAAGCAGATCACCGGCGATCTGCTGCGCGTCCTGTCGGATGCCCGGGAGGCCGTCGAGGACTGGGAGAAGATGCGCGACGCGGCGCTGAACATCGCCGTCGAGCTGCCGAAGGAACCCACCGCGGACGACCTGCGCGAGCAGGAGGTCGAGGAGGCCCGCGAACTGCTGCGCTGGCTCGCCGACGACCACTTCACCTTCCTCGGCTACCGCGAGTACGAGCTGCGCGACGACGACTCGCTGGCCGCCGTGCCCGGCACCGGCCTCGGCATCCTGCGCGCCGACCCGCACCACACGGGCGAGGACCACCCCGTCAGCCCGTCCTTCAGCCGGCTGCCCGCCGACGCCCGGGCCAAGGCGCGCGAGCACAAGCTGCTCGTCCTGACCAAGGCGAACAGCCGCTCCACCGTCCACCGGCCCTCGTACCTCGACTACGTGGGCGTGAAGAAGTTCGACAGCCAGGGCAACGTCGTCGGGGAGCGCCGCTTCCTGGGACTGTTCTCCTCGGCCGCGTACACCGAGTCGGTGCGCCGGGTGCCGGTCATCCGGCGCAAGGTCGAGGAGGTCCTGGAGGGCGCGGGCTTCTCGCCCAACAGCCACGACGGCCGCGACCTGCTGCAGATCCTGGAGACCTACCCGCGCGACGAGCTCTTCCAGACCCCGGTCGACGAGCTGCGCGAGATCGTCACCAGCGTCCTGTACCTCCAGGAGCGCCGCAAGCTGCGCCTGTACCTGCGCAAGGACGAGTACGGGCGCTACTACTCGGCGCTGGTCTACCTGCCGCGCGACCGCTACACCACGGCGGTACGGCTGCGCATCGTGGACATCCTGAAGGAGGAGCTCGGCGGCAGCACCGTCGACTTCACCGCCTGGAACACCGAATCGGTGCTCTCCCGGCTGCACTTCGTGGTGCGCGTACCCTCCGGCACCGAGCTGCCGCAGCTCAGCGACGCCGACAAGGAGCGGATCGAGGCCCGGCTCGCCGAGGCCGCCCGCTCCTGGCAGGACGCCTTCAACGAGGCCCTGTACGCCGAGCTCGGTGAGGAGCGCGCCGCCGAACTCGCGCGCCGCTACGCGGAGGCCTTCCCCGAGGGCTACAAGGCCGACCACCCGCCGCGCTCCGGCGTCGCCGACCTGGTGCACCTCGAACAACTCGCGGCCGGCGGCGACGAGTTCGCGCTCTCGCTGTACGAGCCGGTCGGCGCCGCGCCCGGCGAGCGCCGGTTCAAGATCTACCGCGCGGGTGGCCAGATCTCGCTGTCCGCGGTGCTGCCGGTGCTGCATCGCCTGGGCGTCGAGGTCACCGACGAGCGCCCGTACGAGCTGCGCTGCTCGGACCGGTCCACCGCCTGGATCTACGACTTCGGTCTGCGCATGCCCACCGCCCAGACGGGCGGGGACTACTTCGGCGACGACGCCCGCGACCGTTTCCAGGAGGCCTTCGAGGCGACCTGGACCGGCCAGGCCGAGAACGACGGCTTCAACGAGCTGGTACTGCGCGCCGGGCTCAACTGGCGCCAGGCGATGGTGCTGCGCGCCTACGCCAAGTACCTGCGGCAGGCCGGGGCCACCTTCAGCCAGGACTACATGGAGGACACCCTCCGCAACAACGTCCACACCACCCGGCTGCTCGTCTCGCTCTTCGAGGCGCGGATGTCGCCGGACCACCAGCGGGCGGGCACCGAGCTGACCGACGGGCTCCTGGAGGAACTCGACGGCGCGCTCGACCAGGTCGCGAGCCTCGACGAGGACCGCATCCTGCGCTCCTTCCTCACCGTCATCAAGGCGACGCTGCGCACCAACTTCTTCCAGGAGGCGAGCGGTGGCGGCCACCACAACTACGTCTCCATGAAGTTCGACCCGCAGGCCATCCCCGACCTGCCCGCACCGCGGCCCGCGTACGAGATCTGGGTGTACTCGCCCCGCGTCGAGGGCGTGCACCTGCGCTTCGGCAAGGTCGCGCGCGGCGGTCTGCGCTGGTCCGACCGGCGGGAGGACTTCCGTACCGAGATCCTCGGTCTGGTGAAGGCGCAGATGGTGAAGAACACCGTCATCGTGCCGGTGGGCGCCAAGGGCGGCTTCGTCGCCAAGCAGCTCCCCGACCCCGCGGTGGACCGCGACGCGTGGCTCGCCGAGGGCATCGGCGCCTACCGCACCTTCATCTCGGCGCTCCTGGACATCACCGACAACCTGGTCGCCGGTGAGGTCGTGCCGCCCGCCGACGTGGTCCGCCACGACGAGGACGACACCTACCTGGTGGTCGCCGCCGACAAGGGCACCGCGACCTTCTCCGACATTGCCAACGAGGTCGCCGAGAACTACGAGTTCTGGCTCGGCGACGCCTTCGCCTCCGGCGGCAGCGCGGGCTACGACCACAAGGGCATGGGCATCACCGCGCGCGGCGCCTGGGAGTCGGTCAAGCGCCACTTCCGCGAGCTCGGCCACGACAGCCAGACCGAGGACTTCACCGCGGTCGGCGTGGGCGACATGAGCGGCGACGTGTTCGGCAACGGCATGCTGCTCTCCGAGCACATCCGCCTGGTCGCCGCCTTCGACCACCGGCACATCTTCATCGACCCGAACCCGGACGCCGCCGTCTCCTACGCCGAGCGCCGCCGCCTGTTCGAACTGCCGCGCAGCTCCTGGGCCGACTACAACACCGACCTGCTCTCCGCGGGCGGCGGCGTCTTCCCGCGCAGCGCCAAGGCGATCCAGGTCAACTCGCACATCCGCGAGGCGCTCGGCATCGACAAGTCGGTCACCAAGATGACCCCGGCCGACCTGATGCGGGCGGTGCTCCAGGCGCCGGTGGACCTGCTGTGGAACGGCGGCATCGGTACGTATGTGAAGTCCTCGCTGGAGTCGAACGCGGACGTCGGTGACAAGGCCAACGACGCGATCCGGGTGGACGGTTCCGAGCTGCGCGCCAAGGTCGTCGGCGAGGGCGGCAACCTCGGTCTCACCCAGCTGGGCCGGATCGAGTTCGCCCTGCACGGCGGGCACATCAACACCGACGCCATCGACAACAGCGCGGGCGTGGACACCTCCGACCACGAGGTGAACATCAAGATCCTGCTCAACTCGCTGGTCGCCGAAGGGGACATGACGGTCAAGCAGCGCAACAAGCTGCTCGCCGAGATGACCGACGAGGTCGGCGCCCTGGTGCTGCGCAACAACTACGCCCAGAACACCGCGCTGGCCAACGCCGAGGCGCAGTCGGCCTCGCTGCTCCACGCCCACCAGCGGTTCATGCGGCGCCTGACCAAGGAGGGCCACCTCGACCGCGCCCTGGAGTTCCTGCCCACCGACCGGCAGATCAAGGAACGGCTGAGCGCCGGAAAGGGACTCACCCAGCCCGAGCTGAGCGTGCTCCTCGCGTACACGAAGATCACCGCCGCGCAGGAGCTGATCCACACCACGCTGCCGGACGACCCGTATCTGCGGAGCCTGCTGCACGCCTACTTCCCGACGGCGCTGCGCGAGCGGTTCCCCGAGCAGATCGACGCGCACGCGCTGAACCGCGAGATCGTCACGACCATCCTGGTCAACGACACGGTCAACACCGGTGGTTCGACCTTCCTGCACCGGCTGCGCGAGGAGTCGGGCGCCTCGCTCGAGGAGATCGTGCGGGCCCAGATGGCCGCCCGCGCCATCTTCGGTCTCGGCGAGGTCTGGGACGCGGTGGAGGCGCTGGACAACATCGTCGCCGCCGATGTGCTGACCCGGATCCGGCTGCACTCGCGGCGCCTGGTCGAGCGCGGCACCCGCTGGCTGCTCAACAACCGGCCGCAGCCGCTCCAGTTGCGGGAGACGGTCGACTTCTTCGGCGCCGGTGTCCGAGCGGTCTGGGACGAACTGCCCAAGCTGCTGCGCGGCACCGACCTGGAGTGGTACCAGCGCATCCGCGACGAACTGACCGACGCGGGCGTGCCGGACCAACTGGCCCAGCGCGTCGCCGGGTTCTCCTCGGCCTTCCCGACGCTGGACATCGCGGCGATCGCGGACCGTATGGGCAAGGAGCCGCTGGCCGTCGCCGAGGTCTACTACGACCTCGGGGACCGCCTGAAGATCACCGAGCTGATGGACCGCATCATCGAACTGCCCCGCGACGACCGCTGGCAGTCCATGGCGCGCGCCTCCATCCGCGAGGACCTCTTCGCGGCGCACGCGGCGCTCACCGCGGACGTGCTCGCCGTCGGCAACGGCGACTCGACCCCCGAGCAGCGGTTCAAGGCGTGGGAGGAGAAGAACTCCGCGATCCTGGCCCGCGCCCGCACCACCCTCGAGGAGATCCAGGGCTCGGACTCCTTCGACCTGGCCAACCTCTCGGTGGCCATGCGCACCATGCGCACCTTGCTGCGCACGCACAGCTGA
- a CDS encoding HAD family hydrolase: MGMKQAGHIVWDWNGTLFHDTDAVVGATNAAFAEVGIGPLTLERYRELYCVPVIRFQERMMGRRPTDDEFAAMDRVFHAQYTLNSAVCELAEGVEALLGEWSAAGHSQSILSMYPHDSLVPLVRKIGIDTHFLRVEGRTGSLMGGKSEQMVRHLAALAHIDPARTVVIGDAADDAVAAAHVGARAVLYTGGSHSRASLESVGVPVVDTLAEAVAEATRLAA, translated from the coding sequence ATGGGGATGAAGCAGGCAGGACACATCGTCTGGGACTGGAACGGCACGCTCTTCCACGACACGGACGCCGTGGTGGGGGCCACCAACGCGGCATTCGCCGAGGTCGGCATCGGACCGCTGACGCTGGAGCGGTACCGCGAGCTGTACTGCGTACCCGTCATACGTTTCCAGGAGCGCATGATGGGGCGGCGGCCCACCGACGACGAGTTCGCGGCCATGGACCGCGTCTTCCACGCCCAGTACACGCTGAACAGCGCCGTCTGCGAGCTCGCCGAGGGCGTCGAGGCGCTTCTCGGCGAGTGGAGCGCGGCCGGGCACAGCCAGTCGATACTCAGCATGTATCCGCACGACTCGCTGGTGCCGCTGGTACGCAAGATCGGTATCGACACGCACTTCCTGCGGGTCGAGGGCCGCACGGGAAGCCTGATGGGCGGCAAGTCGGAGCAGATGGTGCGCCACCTCGCCGCGCTGGCGCACATCGACCCGGCCCGTACGGTCGTCATCGGGGACGCCGCCGACGACGCCGTGGCCGCCGCGCACGTGGGGGCCCGCGCGGTGCTCTACACCGGGGGCTCGCACAGCAGGGCCAGCCTGGAGTCGGTGGGGGTGCCCGTCGTGGACACCCTGGCCGAAGCCGTCGCCGAGGCCACCCGCCTCGCCGCCTGA
- a CDS encoding Rv3235 family protein, translated as MTHMTDTIITIGTTGTDAGARVGAGAGRSAGRSAGAAAGGVARTAAGASAGAVVRTAAAAGAGAGTGAVVRTAAAADASTATGAVLRTDSGAVVRTTTAAGAGAPAADAYVGAGTHGGGAARGGGSGPRGSAPAIAKVMTRNRRRPGAGLRAGAGARPPGRRDGRRPGASGAVRRAPAPEPRPTDVFAERLLAVLSGQRPVHWMLRHTAACAYDELARLAEQSPLRVCGRPPVVRDIGWFRTEDGAVEAFARISADDRLRAMAYRLEQGEDLRWRCTAVEIGAVPRQRPAGSRPQALS; from the coding sequence ATGACACACATGACAGACACGATCATCACCATCGGGACGACCGGAACGGATGCGGGGGCGCGTGTGGGGGCGGGTGCGGGGAGGAGCGCGGGGAGGAGCGCGGGGGCGGCTGCGGGAGGGGTCGCACGTACCGCGGCGGGGGCGAGTGCGGGGGCCGTCGTACGTACGGCAGCGGCGGCGGGCGCGGGTGCGGGCACAGGAGCAGTCGTACGTACAGCAGCGGCGGCGGACGCGAGTACGGCCACAGGAGCAGTCCTACGTACGGACTCGGGCGCGGTCGTCCGTACGACCACAGCAGCCGGGGCGGGAGCACCGGCGGCGGACGCGTACGTCGGTGCCGGGACCCACGGCGGCGGCGCGGCGCGCGGCGGCGGGAGCGGCCCGCGCGGGTCCGCGCCCGCCATCGCCAAGGTCATGACGCGCAACCGTCGCCGTCCCGGTGCGGGGCTGCGGGCGGGGGCGGGGGCGCGGCCGCCGGGGCGGCGGGACGGGCGGCGGCCTGGTGCCTCGGGTGCGGTGCGGCGGGCGCCCGCGCCCGAGCCGCGGCCCACGGACGTGTTCGCGGAGCGGCTGCTCGCCGTGCTCAGCGGACAGCGTCCGGTGCACTGGATGCTGCGGCACACGGCGGCCTGCGCGTACGACGAACTGGCCCGGCTCGCCGAGCAGTCCCCGTTGCGGGTGTGCGGGCGGCCGCCGGTGGTCCGGGACATCGGCTGGTTCCGTACCGAGGACGGCGCCGTCGAGGCGTTCGCGCGGATCAGCGCCGACGACCGGCTGCGGGCGATGGCCTACCGGCTCGAACAGGGCGAGGATCTGCGCTGGCGCTGCACCGCCGTGGAGATCGGCGCCGTGCCGCGCCAGCGCCCCGCCGGGTCACGGCCCCAGGCCCTGTCCTGA